A part of Drosophila ananassae strain 14024-0371.13 chromosome 2R, ASM1763931v2, whole genome shotgun sequence genomic DNA contains:
- the LOC6507239 gene encoding ecdysone 20-monooxygenase isoform X1: MVMAVILLLALALVLGCYCALHREELAAIYLRPLLKNTPLEDCYHAAPIEQPKPKKRRGIWDIPGPRRIPFLGTKWIFLLFFRRYKMTKLHEVYADLNRQYGDIVLEVMPSNVPIVHLYNREDLEKVLKYPSKYPFRPPTEIIVMYRQSRPDRYASVGIVNEQGPMWQRLRSSLTSSITSPRILQNFLPALNAVCDDFIELLRARRDTDTLVVPNFEELANLMGLEAVCTLMLGRRMGFLAVDTQQPQKISQLAAAVKQLFISQRDSYYGLGLWKYFPTKTYREFARAEDLIYDVISEIIDHELEEHKNSAECEDEEAAGLRSVFLNILELKDLDIRDKKSAIIDFIAAGIETLANTLLFVLSSVTGDAVAMPRILSEFCEYRDTNILQDALTNATYTKACIQESYRLRPTAFCLARILEEDMELSGYSLSAGTVVLCQNMIACHKDSNFQEAKRFSPERWIDPATENFTVNVDSASIVVPFGVGRRTCPGKRFVEMEVVLLLAKMVLAFDVSFVKPLETEFEFLLAPKTPLSLKLRDRVF; encoded by the exons ATGGTGATGGCCGTGATACTTTTGCTGGCCCTGGCACTGGTACTTGGCTGCTACTGCGCTCTCCACCgggaagagctggcggcgatCTACTTGAGGCCGCTGCTGAAGAACACGCCGCTGGAGGACTGCTACCATGCCGCTCCCATCGAGCAACCGAAGCCAAAAAAGCGGAGGGGCATCTGGGACATCCCTGGACCACGAAGGATACCCTTTCTGGGCACCAAGTGGATATTCCTCCTTTTCTTTCGTCGCTACAAGATGACCAAGCTGCACGAGGTCTATGCAG ATCTCAATAGGCAGTACGGCGACATAGTACTGGAGGTAATGCCTTCGAACGTACCAATAGTGCATCTGTATAACCGCGAGGACCTGGAAAAGGTACTAAAGTATCCCAGCAAATATCCTTTCCGGCCGCCAACTGAAATCATCGTGATGTACCGCCAATCCCGGCCAGATCGGTATGCCAGTGTGGGAATCGTAAACGAGCAAGGACCTATGTGGCAGCGCCTGCGATCCTCGCTCACCTCCAGTATAACCTCTCCCAGGATATTGCAGAACTTCCTGCCAGCCCTGAATGCAGTTTGTGATGATTTCATCGAACTGTTGAGGGCCAGACGGGATACGGACACTTTGGTGGTGCCCAatttcgaggagctggccaaTCTGATGGGCCTGGAGGCTGTCTGCACTCTGATGTTGGGTCGCCGGATGGGTTTCCTGGCCGTCGACACCCAGCAGCCGCAGAAAATCAGCCAACTGGCGGCGGCCGTGAAACAGCTTTTCATCTCGCAACGGGACTCGTACTACGGTCTGGGCTTGTGGAAATATTTCCCCACCAAAACCTACAGGGAGTTTGCCCGGGCCGAGGACTTGATCTATGA TGTGATCTCCGAGATCATCGATCACGAGCTGGAGGAGCACAAGAACTCGGCCGAGTGCGAGGACGAAGAGGCAGCCGGCCTGCGGAGTGTCTTTCTCAATATACTGGAGCTCAAGGATCTGGATATTCGGGACAAGAAGTCGGCTATTATAGACTTTATAGCAGCGGGCATAGAAACG TTAGCCAATACACTGCTTTTTGTCCTGAGCTCTGTTACTGGAGATGCTGTGGCCATGCCTCGTATTCTGAGCGAGTTCTGCGAGTATCGGGACACGAATATCCTGCAGGATGCTCTAACAAATGCCACATACACTAAAGCCTGCATTCAAGAGTCCTACAGACTGAGGCCCACGGCCTTTTGCCTGGCCAGGATATTGGAGGAGGACATGGAACTGTCGGGCTATTCGCTCAGTGCAGGG ACTGTCGTCCTTTGCCAAAACATGATTGCTTGTCACAAGGACAGCAATTTCCAAGAGGCCAAGAGGTTTTCGCCGGAGCGCTGGATAGATCCTGCCACGGAGAACTTCACGGTGAATGTGGATAGTGCCAGTATTGTGGTCCCTTTTGGAGTGGGTCGACGAACGTGTCCGGGAAAGCGTTTCGTGGAAATGGAAGTGGTGCTGCTGCTAGCCAAG ATGGTCTTGGCATTCGATGTAAGCTTCGTAAAGCCACTGGAAACGGAATTCGAGTTCCTGCTGGCTCCCAAAACTCCACTTAGTCTGAAGCTCAGAGATCGGGTTTTTTGA
- the LOC6507239 gene encoding ecdysone 20-monooxygenase isoform X2 yields MVMAVILLLALALVLGCYCALHREELAAIYLRPLLKNTPLEDCYHAAPIEQPKPKKRRGIWDIPGPRRIPFLGTKWIFLLFFRRYKMTKLHEVYADLNRQYGDIVLEVMPSNVPIVHLYNREDLEKVLKYPSKYPFRPPTEIIVMYRQSRPDRYASVGIVNEQGPMWQRLRSSLTSSITSPRILQNFLPALNAVCDDFIELLRARRDTDTLVVPNFEELANLMGLEAVCTLMLGRRMGFLAVDTQQPQKISQLAAAVKQLFISQRDSYYGLGLWKYFPTKTYREFARAEDLIYE; encoded by the exons ATGGTGATGGCCGTGATACTTTTGCTGGCCCTGGCACTGGTACTTGGCTGCTACTGCGCTCTCCACCgggaagagctggcggcgatCTACTTGAGGCCGCTGCTGAAGAACACGCCGCTGGAGGACTGCTACCATGCCGCTCCCATCGAGCAACCGAAGCCAAAAAAGCGGAGGGGCATCTGGGACATCCCTGGACCACGAAGGATACCCTTTCTGGGCACCAAGTGGATATTCCTCCTTTTCTTTCGTCGCTACAAGATGACCAAGCTGCACGAGGTCTATGCAG ATCTCAATAGGCAGTACGGCGACATAGTACTGGAGGTAATGCCTTCGAACGTACCAATAGTGCATCTGTATAACCGCGAGGACCTGGAAAAGGTACTAAAGTATCCCAGCAAATATCCTTTCCGGCCGCCAACTGAAATCATCGTGATGTACCGCCAATCCCGGCCAGATCGGTATGCCAGTGTGGGAATCGTAAACGAGCAAGGACCTATGTGGCAGCGCCTGCGATCCTCGCTCACCTCCAGTATAACCTCTCCCAGGATATTGCAGAACTTCCTGCCAGCCCTGAATGCAGTTTGTGATGATTTCATCGAACTGTTGAGGGCCAGACGGGATACGGACACTTTGGTGGTGCCCAatttcgaggagctggccaaTCTGATGGGCCTGGAGGCTGTCTGCACTCTGATGTTGGGTCGCCGGATGGGTTTCCTGGCCGTCGACACCCAGCAGCCGCAGAAAATCAGCCAACTGGCGGCGGCCGTGAAACAGCTTTTCATCTCGCAACGGGACTCGTACTACGGTCTGGGCTTGTGGAAATATTTCCCCACCAAAACCTACAGGGAGTTTGCCCGGGCCGAGGACTTGATCTATGAGTAG